CTTGTAGATGTCCGATGTGGAGGCCTCGACATTGGGCAGGCCTATAAGACCGATAAGGATGCccggcagcagcagtagccgcagcaaaagcaacagctGGCTTTCCCCCATCCTCGTGGCAGtgcttttgattttttttcgGTCAATTTAATTGAACTCTGTTCTCCACCTTCTCCCCTAAATCGATGTGGCTCTGGATGGCAGGTAATTCTTCCTGATCATTTACACTATCTATCGGCTACGAGGTCTCGAATTTCCAGCTGAACTGCTCTCATTTTGATCTGGAAATAAAGAGCGAAACGTAAAAGATGGGTTATAGCATATGTCAGGATTTTTATTTCAGAGTAAGGATGATTAATACGTTTATTGCAAGTAAAAGAATTCTTAATGTCGCAAAGGAAACAAAAAGAACGAAAAAGTAGAGAAGTCGAAGGAATTCGGCCGCGACTTTCGCTTACTTGACTTACAAAATCGTACCTTTGTCATTAATTGGACAATTTTCATGATTTGTTTTATTGGAAAATAATACCACTAAAGAAATAAATTCTAAAAAAAAACCTAAAAATACTAAAACAAATTTTAAAAGAATTACAAAGTTTAAGGAACGTAAAAAATGGTCgaaaactttaactttggTTTGATATACCTTTAGGTATGGCCTTTGTATGAACACAATTCAAAAATCATATGAAAGGTCATATATTTATCTGTTTAATCCTTAAAGCTTTTGGATATTGGCACGGTAGTTGCCAagtaaaaattaaaaaagtgcgagttattttttttaatttttaggAAAAAGTTCTGCTGATATATTAAAAATGGTACATATGGGAATGTAATCTACTCTTCAAGGACTATAATTTAACTCTTTGTCTCGTGGTAActttaaaaaaaatactttTCTGGAAATCTTCCGACTCCGAAAACCGTTATTCCTCCGCCTTTACGAGTGCAATGTTAATTCGTTAAAATGTATTCCAACAAAAGTCTTACTCTTCTGATCTTTACTGAAAAAGAGGTTACTCCCTAAAATCCCTAAAAACTGCGTCACCTTGTTCATATTTTAGGAGCTCCTGAAATGTATAAATTTTCTCATAAATTTTGCCGCTTTCACATTCGTATATGGGAAAACATGTTAAATTGTTGATGAAAATTCTTTTTAGGGATAAAGTGTGATGGCCACAAGGTCGCAGCAAGAGCTGTGTCGCCACTCTCCTCATTTCGGTTTGCGTGTGCAttagtatctgtatctgtatctgcacaTTTGCATTTGCAGCTGTAGTTGCTTATGTGTGTGCCTGCCTCAAGGTTACTCTTTACTCATACTGCAACTGTGTCAGTGTGCAATTTCCATCTGTATCTGCGGGTGTTTGCGGTTCTActcttttattttttaagCTTTTACATTGTAcctatttttatttatttttttctgcCTGGAATTACTGTGTTGTGTGCGTTGCACCGACAATTCAAGAACGCGCCACAGCGAGTGGCAGCAATGCCAAAAGTAGCTCATGCTCTGAGGCTCTGGGGCTCTGCTAAGCGGATGGGGAGGAAAATAATGAGGGAATGAACATCAAAGTTAACCAAGATACTTAATTCATACAGAAATGATTTCGGAACAGTACAGATAAATTTCAGAAACAACTAAGTACAAAACCCAGATACAAATACAGATGACAAAAAGAAACTTTCTGGGTATCCTGCGTAGAGTCCGTCTAAAGCTATCCACTGCAAACGTGCTCGACGATGGGAAATTGAAGACTCACAACCCCAAATCGGAGATCCAATCCCCCAAAACCCACATCAAAAAAGGGAATGGACTTGCCACTCCACCACGTGAGTGGCTGTGGACCAAACGATCAAACTTCGATGTGGAATTCGACAGGGCCTCATCGGAGCCGGAACCGGAAGGGAATGAGGACTTCTGGCAGAACATCAAGCGGGTGCTGTTGATCTGCGGCGGTAAGGGGAAGCCTGGCGAAATTGAGAACAACTCCACCGGCAAGTTAGTGGAGATAATGGAGGCCCAGCGGTTCGTTAAGGAAGTCTTTGCCGCCCTGGACGTGCCCATGGACTCGGCGACGGATATGGCAGATTCTTTGATTGGCGCCGATTACATGGGTCACCGATCCATGGGTATCCACCGGCTACCGTCGATTGCTGCCGACCTCCTCAATTCCACGGTGGCGGCACGTGCTGTGCCCGAGATTATTTCACAGAAGCCGGCTGTGGCTTTGGTGGATGGCTGCAACGCACCCGGTCCGGTGGTGGGCAGGTTCTGCATGGATCTGGCGGTGCAGAAGGCTCGTAGGGTGGGCATTGGCTGGGTGGGTGCCCGACGTTCCAACTGCATTGGCATGGCCTCGTGGTATACCTGGCGGGCCATGGATCAGCGCATGATTGGCATTTGCATGTCGAACGCAGCACCTACTCTAGTGCCCCCCGACGGCACAGAGGCGGTCCTTGGCGAAAATCCCATCGCCTGTGCTGCCTCTGGGGCAACGGAACAATTCATCGCGGATTTCGGTATGTCCGCCTGT
This region of Drosophila miranda strain MSH22 chromosome 2, D.miranda_PacBio2.1, whole genome shotgun sequence genomic DNA includes:
- the LOC108157489 gene encoding ureidoglycolate dehydrogenase (NAD(+)) — protein: MTKRNFLGILRRVRLKLSTANVLDDGKLKTHNPKSEIQSPKTHIKKGNGLATPPREWLWTKRSNFDVEFDRASSEPEPEGNEDFWQNIKRVLLICGGKGKPGEIENNSTGKLVEIMEAQRFVKEVFAALDVPMDSATDMADSLIGADYMGHRSMGIHRLPSIAADLLNSTVAARAVPEIISQKPAVALVDGCNAPGPVVGRFCMDLAVQKARRVGIGWVGARRSNCIGMASWYTWRAMDQRMIGICMSNAAPTLVPPDGTEAVLGENPIACAASGATEQFIADFGMSACSVADLELSSCNGNAPKLPRLAALGCDGRETTSTPEALRSQRLRAFQPEYKGFGLAAMVDIMCGVMTGAGYATRLQKRGLYNPENAPANLGQVYIAIDPVRFCASFEDRLIDFHSLLRGATPCQKDQPPLVPGDKEISHMEAVDDQGGIFMSPCTLGVLKELADKLGIRPLRMKAV